CCTGTGGCTCAGCCTGTCACCATGAGGGCCACGAAGTGCGTGGGGCGAGGGCCCACGGCCCCGGCTGCTCCACCGTCCACGAGCCACACCCCGCGACCCCACTCCACTTCCGTCTCAGAGACGCCTGCCGAGGGCCTTCCCGCGGCTACCACAGCCGGCAGCTCCCCACCCGGGGGCTCCAGGTCCCCAGCGGCGGCTGGCTTCAGCGCCCTTCTTGGCTGCATCCACGGGGAACCTTGGCCTCCAGGGCCGCCCAACTCCGGCTCCCGGATCCTCGATAATGTCCCCGCCAACGCCAGGCGCCCAACTTCGGGGCCTCCTCCATCCGAGGCCAAGGCGGCCCGGAGTCCCGTGCAAGCTGGCTCTACGCGCCCTCCCGCACCGGTGCCAAGGCGGGTCGCAGCTACGCCGTCCAGTGCACCCCCGGCCCCCGCCGTGTCCCCGCCGCTGAGCGAACCTCCGGCCCCGTACGCGTCCTCGCCGTCACTCTCGTCCCCGGTCCCGGTCCCGGTCCCATCCACGTCCCCGCCCCTGTCTCCGCCGTCGTGCGCGCCCCCGGTCCCGTGCGCGTCCACGCCGTCGCTCTCACCTTCGGCTCCGTGCACGTACTCGCCGTCGCTCGCAGGCCCGGTCTGGTGCGCGTCCCCGCTGTCGAGCGCGTCCAGGATGGTAGACCCGCGGCCCGCAGCCAAGCCCGAGCCGAAGACGAGGTCCGTACGCGAGGCGCGGTCCCACACCAGACGACCGCGGAAGCGGAAGTAGCGCAGCCGGTGCTGCGGCACGGCCAGGACGCCCGGCCCGAGCGCCGGCAGAGGCTCGTCCCAGCAGAAAGAAAGGGCTCCTCGCGCACGCCCAGGAAGCGGTCGACGTAGCCCACGGAGAAGTCGGCCGGGTCGAGGCGCGGGTCCCAACGGATGCGCTGGATGACGGCCGCAGCCGTGCGCAGCGGCGGCTTCTTGGTTTTGGCCTCGGCTTCGGGCTCGCCTCTAGGCTGCGGCGGCGCCGGCGCCCCTGGGTGGGGCTGGCGGCAGCGGGCACCGAAGCGGCAGCGGTCCTCCAGGAAGAAGCGGCAGGCCGGCGGCGGCGCGGGCTCCGCGACGGGGGCCTCCACGGGCGGCTCCGGCCCTCCGGCCGCCGCCATGGGAGTGGGGTGCGGCTGCCGCGCTCGCCCCGCTCAAGCCGTTCCGCTCCTGGGTCAGTCCTGCCGGCACGGGCGCCAGGCACCGCTGTGACGGCACGGGCGAGGCTCAGGCCTTTTCCGACCTGGAAAGCACCTCGCGCGTGTGACAGCCTTCCGCGGTGCCCTGGGGGCACCTGACCCTTGCGGCCAAGCGGCTTTTATCTGTGGCCCCGACGCCGACCGCAATAATTTACATATTAGGCCCCGCCCCCAATCCAAATACCTTACAGGTGCGGCCTCGCCTCTTCTGGCCCCTCAGCGAGCTTGGCTCCGCTCCCTAATGATTTACAAGTGCGGCCCCGCCACTCTTGCTCCTTAGAGTACCTGGCCCCGTCCCTAGTCCAGTGCTTTAACGATGCTGCCCCGCGCTCTCTTGGCCCCCGACGAGCCTGGCTCGCACCCCCGCACACGCCTAGTGATTTGCATGTCCTGCCACGCCCCTCCGGGCCCTCGTGGGGCCGCGCCCTCCGCGGGACAACCGGACGCCTGTAAGCTCAGAACGAACTTCGTAGCCCGGATTTGGGACTCAACTGTCGCCCTCGGGATAACACATCTTTGGGGCGTCCCTCTTCTACGGGGGCCACGCCTCTTCCCGGCCACTTTTCCTGTGCGGCCGCTCTCGGGGTAAAAGACAGCTCGCCTGGGCTGGGTCCACTGGAGACGCGGAACTCACAGGGTCACAGCCGTCGGCCGGCCCGAGGAAGCGAGTCAGGCCGGGCCCGGGGCCGCGTCCGGCaggtggcggtggcggtggcggcggcggcgccgcgcAGCCAACACTGCTGAAAAAACCAGGCTGTGGGAGCGGCCACATCGGGACCCCGCCCCTGGGAGGGGCACCGCCCAGCCACGCCCCTGGCTCTCTTAAAGGGGCCGCATCCCATTATAATCCTGAGACCTCCACCCACCCGGCTGGGACCGGAACCTCACGTGACACACCTAGCTCTTAAAGGCGCCAGGACCCCATCACCCCTCCCCGTACCCCCTTCCCACATGCAAAGTGAACAGACAAAACCCGGGGCACAGACCTTGTCAGTTTATGTATAAAGAAGTGGGGCCCTGGACGGTAAGGGCGCAGGGAACGGGGGTGCCTACAGGCCGATGACGTCGTCCAGCTCGAGGTCCGCGTTGGGGAGGCAGCAGGCCCTAGGGTGCTGCGCCCCGGGGCCGGGGTCCACGTCGGGcttggcggcggcggcgccggggCGTTCCGCGTCCATGACGCCCAGCACTGCGTCCAGCATGGAGGGGCCCAAATCCAGGTGGAAGGACAGCAGCGGGTCAGCGGGCGCGGGCGCGCGGAGGGCGGGCGGCGGGGGCTGCGGCACGGCGGGCGGCGGCGCGGAGCGCGGGGTCCGAGCGGGCGGCGGCCGGGGCTCGGGGGGCGGCCCGCCGCCGTGGCGGCTCAGGAACGAAGTGTCTCCGAAGGCGTCGCCGCCGCGCCCCACGTGCAGAGTGTGCCGGAAGTCGCCGAGCGGCGCGGAGATGGACAGAGCGCCGCGCTCCGGCCGCTTCTTGGGCTGCGCGGGGCCCAGCTGCTTCAGGACCGGCATCTGAGGGATAGGGACGGGTTAGCACGGCCTCCCCCGGGAGGACGCTACCGAGGCCTTCAGTGTTCCCAGCCCTGGGCCTAGCACGCCGTTCAGAGGACGCTCTCCGTAAGTACAGGACGATGGTGGCGggatcactcccattttacaagtggggaaactgaggctcccagaGG
Above is a genomic segment from Kogia breviceps isolate mKogBre1 chromosome 18, mKogBre1 haplotype 1, whole genome shotgun sequence containing:
- the CDC42EP5 gene encoding cdc42 effector protein 5 isoform X1, with product MTLPLPGEIPPGGRRKKARALDWEAEARSEPRRGGSQLEPEPETLPARSSEDHEMPVLKQLGPAQPKKRPERGALSISAPLGDFRHTLHVGRGGDAFGDTSFLSRHGGGPPPEPRPPPARTPRSAPPPAVPQPPPPALRAPAPADPLLSFHLDLGPSMLDAVLGVMDAERPGAAAAKPDVDPGPGAQHPRACCLPNADLELDDVIGL
- the CDC42EP5 gene encoding cdc42 effector protein 5 isoform X2, producing the protein MPVLKQLGPAQPKKRPERGALSISAPLGDFRHTLHVGRGGDAFGDTSFLSRHGGGPPPEPRPPPARTPRSAPPPAVPQPPPPALRAPAPADPLLSFHLDLGPSMLDAVLGVMDAERPGAAAAKPDVDPGPGAQHPRACCLPNADLELDDVIGL
- the LOC131744607 gene encoding LOW QUALITY PROTEIN: leukocyte receptor cluster member 9 (The sequence of the model RefSeq protein was modified relative to this genomic sequence to represent the inferred CDS: inserted 1 base in 1 codon); the encoded protein is MAAAGGPEPPVEAPVAEPAPPPACRFFLEDRCRFGARCRQPHPGAPAPPQPRGEPEAEAKTKKPPLRTAAAVIQRIRWDPRLDPADFSVGYVDRFLGVREEPFXFCWDEPLPALGPGVLAVPQHRLRYFRFRGRLVWDRASRTDLVFGSGLAAGRGSTILDALDSGDAHQTGPASDGEYVHGAEAPTGLPTEHVYILVGVPAALLLCLLLLGLFLLRRQRQRRRGPPSSKGEEQRPQERLRPAADVPGGTPDLATVDRLPEKNGEVDTSAPAAGGPQEVIYAQLDHLALTQSVAGAVSLLSAEPTAKSSMYAALARH